The nucleotide sequence CCTGGCTGTGTCACCACGCAGGCGTTGCACATGCCGCCGAGGCCATCGGCTTTGACGCCTGGATGCGCGAAAGAGCCGAGTGCGCGCATCAAGCAATGATGCGGCACGCCCGCCGCGGCGGTCAACCTTACGGCTATTGATGGGACGGCTAACCTCGCTTAAGCCGCGCTTGCAGCAGCAGGCCATGAGCCGCGCGCCTGTGATGCAGCCAGGCTCATGGCGCACCGATCAAACGAGCAGCACCAAGCGCGGCTACGGCTACGCCTGGCAGAAGGCCCGCGCTGGCTATTTGCGCAGCCATCCGCTGTGCGTATACTGCCTGCGTGATCCGGCCTATGCGCCCATCCGTGACATGGCGCCCAGCACGGCCATTTTACGCTGTGCTGAGTTGGGCTTGGCTGCGCCGATGGCCTCCGTAGTCGACCACATCGAGCCGCATCGTGGCGACCAGGTGCTGTTCTGGAACAAGGCCAATTGGCAGTCGCTGTGCGGTACCCACCACAGCGCAGATAAGCAGCGTGAAGAGGCGGCCCATCGGCGTGGCGAATAGATGGCACCAAAGCAACATCGGGTAATGTTTCAAAAAAGAAATGTTATTATTGTTGCAAAATAACAACATGCATCAAAAGAAATATTTCAAAAAAGCAACATCAGGGGGAGGGGGGCGAAAAGTTCCCGGCCCCTCGCCGACCTAGACCGCGTCCTCTCCCACGCGCAGAATTTTTCCCTCACTGAGGATTTTGTTAATGGCTTTAACAGGCAAAAAGCGTGCGTTCGCCGATGCCGTTTTGGCCGGCCGCAGCAATAAGGATGCGGCGATCGTGGCCGGGTATAGTCCGGCGACAGCATCGGCCGCCGGCTCGCGTCTTGTTAAAGACCCGGCCGTGGCCGAGTACCTGAAGGCGGCTCGCGCCAACATTGTCCCTGGTGCGCCGGCGGCCCTGCCGCCAGCTGCTCCGCCGGCGCGCCCAACGTTCGATCTGAACC is from Janthinobacterium sp. 61 and encodes:
- a CDS encoding HNH endonuclease, which codes for MSRAPVMQPGSWRTDQTSSTKRGYGYAWQKARAGYLRSHPLCVYCLRDPAYAPIRDMAPSTAILRCAELGLAAPMASVVDHIEPHRGDQVLFWNKANWQSLCGTHHSADKQREEAAHRRGE
- a CDS encoding terminase small subunit, with the protein product MALTGKKRAFADAVLAGRSNKDAAIVAGYSPATASAAGSRLVKDPAVAEYLKAARANIVPGAPAALPPAAPPARPTFDLNRALQHTDPKTFLMAAMNDIELGEKLRIDAAKALMPFVHKKPGEIGKKEEKLDAAQKAAGGRFGAPPPPPRLVSGGGK